NNNNNNNNNNNNNNNNNNNNNNNNNNNNNNNNNNNNNNNNNNNNNNNNNNNNNNNNNNNNNNNNNNNNNNNNNNNNNNNNNNNNNNNNNNNNNNNNNNNNNNNNNNNNNNNNNNNNNNNNNNNNNNNNNNNNNNNNNNNNNNNNNNNNNNNNNNNNNNNNNNNNNNNNNNNNNNNNNNNNNNNNNNNNNNNNNNNNNNNNNNNNNNNNNNNNNNNNNNNNNNNNNNNNNNNNNNNNNNNNNNNNNNNNNNNNNNNNNNNNNNNNNNNNNNNNNNNNNNNNNNNNNNNNNNNNNNNNNNNNNNNNNNNNNNNNNNNNNNNNNNNNNNNNNNNNNNNNNNNNNNNNNNNNNNNNNNNNNNNNNNNNNNNNNNNNNNNNNNNNNNNNNNNNNNNNNNNNNNNNNNNNNNNNNNNNNNNNNNNNNNNNNNNNNNNNNNNNNNNNNNNNNNNNNNNNNNNNNNNNNNNNNNNNNNNNNNNNNNNNNNNNNNNNNNNNNNNNNNNNNNNNNNNNNNNNNNNNNNNNNNNNNNNNNNNNNNNNNNNNNNNNNNNNNNNNNNNNNNNNNNNNNNNNNNNNNNNNNNNNNNNNNNNNNNNNNNNNNNNNNNNNNNNNNNNNNNNNNNNNNNNNNNNNNNNNNNNNNNNNNNNNNNNNNNNNNNNNNNNNNNNNNNNNNNNNNNNNNNNNNNNNNNNNNNNNNNNNNNNNNNNNNNNNNNNNNNNNNNNNNNNNNNNNNNNNNNNNNNNNNNNNNNNNNNNNNNNNNNNNNNNNNNNNNNNNNNNNNNNNNNNNNNNNNNNNNNNNNNNNNNNNNNNNNNNNNNNNNNNNNNNNNNNNNNNNNNNNNNNNNNNNNNNNNNNNNNNNNNNNNNNNNNNNNNNNNNNNNNNNNNNNNNNNNNNNNNNNNNNNNNNNNNNNNNNNNNNNNNNNNNNNNNNNNNNNNNNNNNNNNNNNNNNNNNNNNNNNNNNNNNNNNNNNNNNNNNNNNNNNNNNNNNNNNNNNNNNNNNNNNNNNNNNNNNNNNNNNNNNNNNNNNNNNNNNNNNNNNNNNNNNNNNNNNNNNNNNNNNNNNNNNNNNNNNNNNNNNNNNNNNNNNNNNNNNNNNNNNNNNNNNNNNNNNNNNNNNNNNNNNNNNNNNNNNNNNNNNNNNNNNNNNNNNNNNNNNNNNNNNNNNNNNNNNNNNNNNNNNNNNNNNNNNNNNNNNNNNNNNNNNNNNNNNNNNNNNNNNNNNNNNNNNNNNNNNNNNNNNNNNNNNNNNNNNNNNNNNNNNNNNNNNNNNNNNNNNNNNNNNNNNNNNNNNNNNNNNNNNNNNNNNNNNNNNNNNNNNNNNNNNNNNNNNNNNNNNNNNNNNNNNNNNNNNNNNNNNNNNNNNNNNNNNNNNNNNNNNNNNNNNNNNNNNNNNNNNNNNNNNNNNNNNNNNNNNNNNNNNNNNNNNNNNNNNNNNNNNNNNNNNNNNNNNNNNNNNNNNNNNNNNNNNNNNNNNNNNNNNNNNNNNNNNNNNNNNNNNNNNNNNNNNNNNNNNNNNNNNNNNNNNNNNNNNNNNNNNNNNNNNNNNNNNNNNNNNNNNNNNNNNNNNNNNNNNNNNNNNNNNNNNNNNNNNNNNNNNNNNNNNNNNNNNNNNNNNNNNNNNNNNNNNNNNNNNNNNNNNNNNNNNNNNNNNNNNNNNNNNNNNNNNNNNNNNNNNNNNNNNNNNNNNNNNNNNNNNNNNNNNNNNNNNNNNNNNNNNNNNNNNNNNNNNNNNNNNNNNNNNNNNNNNNNNNNNNNNNNNNNNNNNNNNNNNNNNNNNNNNNNNNNNNNNNNNNNNNNNNNNNNNNNNNNNNNNNNNNNNNNNNNNNNNNNNNNNNNNNNNNNNNNNNNNNNNNNNNNNNNNNNNNNNNNNNNNNNNNNNNNNNNNNNNNNNNNNNNNNNNNNNNNNNNNNNNNNNNNNNNNNNNNNNNNNNNNNNNNNNNNNNNNNNCAATACCTAATAGAGACATATGTATGCAAAATGCAACCTGGACATGGCTAAACCCTAATCTATACGATGAAAATGCACATGAATAAATGGATAAGACAATGTAAATATGCAAGATATCAACTCCCCCAAACTTATTCTTTTATTGTCCTCAAGTGAACTTTCTAGAACTCATAGGGAGAGAGGTTTGAAGGTGGGAGCTCATAGCCAAAAGAAACACACAAAGCACTCAAATCAACATCTAAATTCAGCATTAGTACACCCTCTCTTATTATACTCTAGCTTCTCTAGGCCTATCTCAACTCTTTTCATCCCTACACTCATCATCATGCATTCACACATGCAAATCAGCCAACTCTCAAGTTCATTAAGCATAACACCAAGTGAATTCTTGCAAATGGTCAATTGGTCCAAATCATTTGGTTGAGTAAGGGAAGGCTTTTATTCAAGTGGGTCAAGAGGTTCAAAATCCATGATCTTTAAAAGAGGTTTACTCTAAAAAAAAGTGATCCATGATCCCCGGCAACGGCGCCAATTTGATGTTAAGAGTTTTCAAGGCTCCTAAGNNNNNNNNNNNNNNNNNNNNNNNNNNNNNNNNNNNNNNNNNNNNNNNNNNNNNNNNNNNNNNNNNNNNNNNNNNNNNNNNNNNNNNNNNNNNNNNNNNNNNNNNNNNNNNNNNNNNNNNNNNNNNNNNNNNNNNNNNNNNNNNNNNNNNNNNNNNNNNNNNNNNNNNNNNNNNNNNNNNNNNNNNNNNNNNNNNNNNNNNNNNNNNNNNNNNNNNNNNNNNNNNNNNNNNCAATCAAACTATCAACCTTAAGCTTAGACACAATCTTAAACAAACTCTATGTCTAGATGAATGTTCATTTACTAACATATCTCAAACATCAAATGTCTTTGGTTGAATAATATGAAAGAAATCATTACTAACAAGTATATGGGCTATCTTAATACCTTTAACAACAAATGTCTTTGGTAAAGTATGTTNNNNNNNNNNNNNNNNNNNNNNNNNNNNNNNNNNNNNNNNNNNNNNNNNNNNNNNNNNNNNNNNNNNNNNNNNNNNNNNNNNNNNNNNNNNNNNNNNNNNATGACCATGAATGTTGGGCCAGTCATAAGTACCAATGGGTCGAGCTGTCCGTGGTTGGTGTTATGCCCCTTGCGGTTGATCTTCCATATCAATATCGAATCTCTGCAAGTGGGCTTGTTGTTCTTCTTCTCTTCTAGCTCTAGCACACTCCCTCTCAAAAGCTCTGATGTCTNNNNNNNNNNNNNNNNNNNNNNNNNNNNNNNNNNNNNNNNNNNNNNNNNNNNNNNNNNNNNNNNNNNNNNNNNNNNNNNNNNNNNNNNNNNNNNNNNNNNNNNNNNNNNNNNNNNNNNNNNNNNNNNNNNNNNNNNNNNNNNNNNNTGTTTAAATCTACTCAGAATTTGGCAACGACGCCAATTTGATANNNNNNNNNNNNNNNNNNNNNNNNNNNNNNNNNNNNNNNNNNNNNNNNNNNNNNNNNNNNNNNNNNNNNNNNNNNNNNNNNNNNNNNNNNNNNNNNNNNNNNNNNNNNNNNNNNNNNNNNNNNNNNNNNNNNNNNNNNNNNNNNNNNNNNNNNNNNNNNNNNNNNNNNNNNNNNNNNAAGAGNNNNNNNNNNNNNNNNNNNNNNNNNNNNNNNNNNNNNNNNNNNNNNNNNNNNNNNNNNNNNNNNNNNNNNNNNNNNNNNNNNNNNNNNNNNNNNNNNNNNNNNNNNNNNNNNNNNNNNNNNNNNNNNNNNNNNNNNNNNNNNNNNNNNNNNAACATCAAATGTCTTTGGTTGAATAATATGAAAGCAATCATTACTAACAAGTCTATTGGCTATCTTAACACCTTTAACAACAAATGTCTTTGGTAAAGTATGTTAAAAGCTTAGGAGAGTTGTTCTCAGGCGTTTCATCAAACACCTTGTGGGTGGGAAATGCCTAAAGATCAACTTTTGAGTGGCCAACTCAGAAGATGCATTATGAATACTCTACTAGCAAGGAACAAGAATGANNNNNNNNNNNNNNNNNNNNNNNNNNNNNNNNNNNNNNNNNNNNNNNNNNNNNNNNNNNNNNNNNNNNNNNNNNNNNNNNNNCTTAAACCCATGGTGGATTTCAGATTAATCATGTAGAGAAATAGATAAGAAATCAACAAGAACACAAGACGAGAGCAATCAAATCTGAATCAAAAGAGGTTTTTTACTAATTGTTCTTCAGAAAAAGGACATTCTTTTCTGGTGGCTTCCAAAAGTACTTAAAACATAGGTTTTTGAAAAGTAAAAACGTGCATAATGAAATGACCAAAAGGCCCTTGAGAAAACATGAGTTCGGCCAAACAAATAGACGCAGNNNNNNNNNNNNNNNNNNNNNNNNNNNNNNNNNNNNNNNNNNNNNNNNNNNNNNNNNNNNNNNNNNNNNNNNNNNNNNNNNNNNNNNNNNNNNNNNNNNNNNNNNTCGCTCCCGGGTCGTTTCTTCGCGAGCGACCTGGCTGTGTCGCTCTGAAGACGTCGCTCCCGGCTTCGTTTTGTGTCGTCTCGCCATGGAGACGCGAGCGACCTCGGAGCGTCGCGCTGGCCAGGTCGCTCCGGGATGTGTGTCATAGCGACTTCACGGCGTCGCTCCGGTGAGGTCGCTCTGGTGCGCTGCTCGTCCGTTGATCGCTTTAAACACTTCTTTTGAGCTCCAAATGCGCCCAAATGTCTCCAGGAACTCCATGTGGTACTCCAATACCAAATAGAGACATATGTATGCAAAATGCAACCTGGACATGGCTAAACCCTAATCTGTATGATGAAAATGCACATAAATAAATGGATAAGACAATGTAAATATGCAAGATATCAGTTATTGCGCTTTTCGGAGGCCCCACCGACACGTGGCGGCCTGCGATTGGTTCGTTTTTTAATTTTTTTTAAAAAAAAGAAAAAAAAATCAGATAAGACAACAAAAAAAAAAAATTTAGAAACCTATTTTGGGTTTCACCCGATAAACATGGTCTTAGTAGTAGAGATTGATTTTAACACTATGTCTGACCAGATGTCGACCAATAGAAAACGAGTCTTTATATCCCAAATGCCATTTTATTCAAGGATTTTTTTTAACTAGACGTCGTAGCAACTTATTGACCTATTCAATGCTAAACATGTAATTACTACTTACATCCTTAAGTACTTAAACCGGATGGTTCAAGCTGTAATGATTGACCGATTTGATGCTAAACCGGTGTAACACATTATATTAAATTGGGAACGGAACCAACCCATAACACAGAGCATACATTTGATGGCACACTATCATTTCTGATTTTATTGTGGTATGATTTCTAACTCTAATGCTTGTAACAAACTTCTCAGTTAAAAAAAAAAAGAAACTATACCAAGATTGTCACTATATGGGTGAACTAAAACTCTAGGAGTAATTTGAATAATACTTCAACTTAAATTTAAGGCTAAATATTGCTTAATGGTGACATGATAATATGGCTTATAGTTAATTAAGTCATTAATCACCACTTTTCTTCCTCTTTAATTCATCAATAAATATTATAGTTGTATTTTCCTCTCGTTTGTGGGGGGGTTATAAGGGGTTTTAACGCGTGGGTCTCATCCGAGAGGCAAAAATTGGTAACAAAAGATATGAAATAAGGATCGATAATCCGTGGATTATTGCATTTTTCGCGGACTCTACTGACACGTGGCGACCTGCGATTGGCTCGTTTTTTTAATTTTTTTAAAAAAATATATATATCAGATAAGACAAAAAAAAAAAAAAGTTTTAGAAACCCGATAAACATGATCTTAGTAGTAGAGATTGATTTTAACACTATGTCTGACCAGAGGTCGACCAATAGAAAACGAGTCTTTATATCCCAAATGCCATTTTATTCAAGGATTTTTTTTTTAACTAGACGTCGTAGCAACTTATTGACCTATTCAACGCTAAACATGTAATCTAAGCATCTCCAATCCCTAACTATTTTCACCTCTATATGCTATAATAGAAGTAAAAGTGCTCCATCTCATCTCTATTTCCACCACTAAAATAGATATATAGAGGAAAAAATAGCATTCCTCTATTGTAAAGTCATACTTTTTTTATTTTCAAAATAGTCCTTTAACTTTCAAATTTTTATATTTGTAACCAAAATAATTATATTTATAGAGAAATACAGATTTTGTAGGAGTATAATAACATTTTTTTATTTACATAATAGTCTTTTAACAAAACTTTAGTTTAAAAAAATTTATAAGTTTATGAAAATATTTTAAAAATTAAAAATAAATAGAGTTAGTTATCAACTTTTATAAACAAAATGTATCTTTGTAAAATTAAAATAGAATCTTTTGAGAATATTCCTTTATAGAAGCAAAAATAGAGAAATACATTAGAGAGAAACTCATCTCTATTTTAGAGATGCTCTATTTTAGAGGTAAAAATAGGGGAATACATTGAAGATGGTCTTACTACTTACATCGTTAAATACTTAAACCGGATGGTTCAAGCTGTAATGATCGACCGATTTGATGCTAAACCGGTGTAACACATTATATTAAATTGGGAACGGAACCAACCCATAACACAGAGCATACATTTGATGGCACACTATCATTTCTGATTTTATTGTGGTATGATTTCTAACTCTAATGCTTGTAACAAACTTCTCAGTTAAAAAAAAAAAGAAACTATACCAAGATTGTCACTATATGGGTGAACTAAAACTCTAGGAGTAATTTGAATAATACTTCAACTTAAATTTATGGCTAAATATTGCTTAATGGTGACATGGTTTATAGTTAATTAAGTCACTAATCACCACTTTTCTTCCTCTTTAATTCATCAATAAATATGATAGTTGTATTTTCCTATCGTTTGTTTTATGTGATTGTCAGAAATCAAAATCATTTACTTATGTCTACGATAGTTTAAACAAATTGGTTCGAATATCTATCTTATTACAACTAATATACAACGTATAGTTATCTAGTTATAGTAATAGTTTTCTTAGTAACCTTGAAGCGCTTAGACTCATTTGGAGACACGATTGAATCGAACCGGTAAAAAGTTATGACCCCGGTTTGGTCATGGTATAAGCATATGATTCAAAGGAAGTTTCCCGTTTGAGAAAGAAAAATATCTTCATAAGTTACTTAACATAATGAATCGTTATAAAAGTCCTCACGAGTAACTTAATTATATTCTTAAATTTAAAAAACTATTCAAAGAAAAGTCAAGACTACTAAATGGAGATATATGGTAAGGCAATATAAAGGAAACATTATAGAATTAACAAAATATACATATAAAGGAAACGAACGAAGACAAGAAACGATTCATAGTCAAAACAATGGAGAGCACGAAAGGTGACTCTTCTACCTCGGGATACAAGTTCGCCGGAGTTAGCATTGACGAAGGAAAATCTAAGCCGGTGATATCTACCGATGGTTTGTTCGGAAGAAGAGACATGATTAAAGTCGTGTTGTTGGTCACGACCGTGACACTTTCTTGCCTTTTGTTCTATAAATCTGCAAATAATCCCCTCAACATGGTGTCTCTATGGAAGACCGATTGTTATTCTTCAAAAACCATTAACGAGACTTCCTTAGAAACGGTGAGTATATTATTTATGTTCATTGATAATTTAAATACTTCAATATAGTTTGAATATTAATATGAGTTATGAATCCAATGAATACCTGATATTTTATTGTTAGAAGAACTTTATGGAGATATACTTGCACATATTTTGTTTATTGTCATTAGGAAAGATAATATTTACGTAGATTTCTTATTGATAAATGATTAAATGCTCTATATTCATGTTTGTAGCGAACTTGTTAATGATGATTTGCTAAACCGATTTTTAGTATTGAACCATAAACATTTAATGAAAATTACACTACCAGACATTTTTTGTTGTTGATATGTTAATCCTAACCAGTATTTTTTTAAAAAACTGTATAGGCGCCTTGACCCTCATCTATGTGACAAATTGATCATAAGCAAAATAATTTTTTTTTAAACGATTTTATTAAAAACAATCTAGACAGACTTTTATGTACACCTAATGATTCTTGAAACTTTGATCTTAACTATATTCGTAGGTGCAAAAGAGGGAACCGGTATCAGAACTAGAGAGAGTACTGATGAATGCGGCTATGGAGGATAACACGGTGATCATCACGGCGTTAAACGAAGCATGGGTCAAACCAAACTCAACTTTCGACGTGTTTCGAGAGAGTTTCAAAGCCGGTATAGGAACAGAGATACTATTGAAACACGTGATCGCGGTTTGCTTGGATAAACATGCATACGATCGGTGCATAGAGGTTCATCCTCATTGCTACTTGATTAACGTCACAGATTCAGACCAACTCTCCGGTCCAAACCGGTTTATGACGCCTGGTTACTTGAAACTCATTTGGCGGCGAATGGATCTTCTTAAGGAAGTTCTTGGATTAGGATACAACTTCATCTTCACGGTACGTGTAACACTAATTTTTCCCCTTATTTCATATATAATTAGTTTATATATATATATTATATATATTGATCCTTTAAAATATGAAATTTTCTCTATACCAATTAGATATGTTTTCCCACCATCAGCATATTTTCCAAACGATTTTTCATGATATGATTTATACACAAATAAAAGTATTAATAATATAGTAAGAAAAATGATCTGCTTAATGTAAGATATTAGTATTTGGTCGAAGTACGCTGAAGTGAAATGACTTGAAGAAGAATTTAAATAGTTATGATTATAAGAAACATGAATTGTTGATTTATCGGACATTTATGTACCTATGGATATGAATAGGAATATNNNNNNNNNNNNNNNNNNNNNNNNNNNNNNNNNNNNNNNNNNNNNNNNNNNNNNNNNNNNNNNNNNNNNCCCTATATTTTCCCTTTGCTAGATTTTACTTCTTTTTTTGGTGAAGGTTTTAGACTTGACTATCGATATTCTTTGTTTTATTTTGAGCCTAACTCTGACTTCCATTTATTACGTTTTTCTTGATATATACTGTTGAACCATTGATTTATTCATAATAGGAGGCGGGTTTTAGACGTTATTTTACATTATTGTAATTGTCATCATATCATAATAAAGGTACCAATAACTAAGTTGTACATATCTTGTTTGATTGCTGGACACTGTATATGATGATTGCGAAGTGTGTAAATGATAAGTTTGTTGTATTTGCATGCAGGATGCAGATATCTTGTGGCTTAGAGACCCATTTCCCCGGTTCTTCCGAGACGCCGACTTTCAGATAACATGCGATGATTACAATGGAAAGCCATCAGACAAGAATAACCACGTGAACTCGGGATTCACATACGTTAAAGCAAACAACAGAACGTTGAGTTTTTACAAGTTCTGGATCAGATCGAGTCGAAAGTTCCCTGGAAAACACGATCAAGATGTGTTCAACCTCATAAAAAACAAACAGTTTGTCTTGAAACTTGGAATCAACATTAGGTTTCTTGACACGGTTTACTTTGGAGGGTTTTGCCAGCCGAGCAGGGACATCAACGTGGTTAACACAATGCATGCTAATTGTTGTATTGGTTTGGACAACAAAGTGAATAATCTGAAGGCTGCTCTTGAAGACTGGAAACGATATGTATCGTTGAATACGACCGTGTCCGAGACTAAATGGAATATTCCACCTAAGTGTGGTTATTAATGGTTGTGAGTGATGGTAGTCGTAGATTACTGTTATTATCTAGTTTCGTGAAGGACATTTCAATGGTCATAACCGGAGTTTATTGCTGTTCTTGATTTTATTTGGAGATTTATGTAATCAAATTAACAAAGAATTCCCCCGCATGTTTTAGTACAAAAAGCCCTTGCTTTGATTTTTATTAAAAAATTATTGCTACTCTTAACTCAGATCGTTGATTTTCAGTGAAAGTAAAATGTGTGAAAAAGAAGTCTGAGGCTCTGAGCGATCACTTTCACATAAAGCCACTCAAAGGCCTAAAATGGTATCGACACATGAATGTTTGAAATGGACGTTTCAAGGGTCCAATAATCAAATCACTATAGTAATTAAAATGCCAATCCATTTCTAAGTATTTTGATGCAAAGAGAATGCATGTTCAAACTTAATCTAAGTGCAATCAAGTGATAAAATGATTTTGAACTAGAATACTACTAAAATACAGTAAAGAACAAAGCTTTCATTTTTTAATGAGATGGAAGAACTCATGGGTTAAGGGAATTGACCTTGAGTGATCAAGTTTCAATCTAAAGGTGGTACCTTTCAATCAATCTGTCTTAGACCTAGACACAATCCTAAACAAACTCGATCTCTAAATGAATGCTCATTCACTAAGATAACTCAAGCATCAAAATTCTTTGGTTGAATATTATCTAAGCAATCATTAATACCAAGTCCATTAGCCATCTTAACACCTTTAACAATAAATTTCTTTGGTAAAGAATGTTAAAAGCTTAGGAAAGTTGGTTCAGACATTTCATCAAACACCTTTCGGGTATGAAATGCATAAAGCTCAACTTTAGAGATGCCAACTCTAAAATTGCAATAAAGCACTCTACTAGCAAGGAACAAGATGGATCTATACTAAAACACCTTAGATCTAGCTTAATCACCCTTAGTTTCCCTAACCCATGAATCCAAAGATGACTACTCACTCATTATCATGGTAAACACTAGATCATTAGTTGATCTAAATCTAAACATGATTAATGATCAAAGTAATCAAACAAAAATAAGAGAAAATGATCAAGATTAGATCTTTCACCCAAAAGTGGCTTTTTGATTAGATAGAAAACAAGATAAGTCCTAAGATTATGTTTTAAAAGTATTTATAGAGGTTTAAAACTCGAACCGGGTCAACCCGACAAACCCGGGTTTGACCCGAAAAACAAATGGATAGGACAGACTCGGCATCGGCCGCGGACAGGACGAGCCCGCGTTGTATGGCCGCGGTCTGTCGCTTCTGTTCATGATGTCTCAGACCGAAATCCGCGGCTTGTCTCGGCCCGCGCCCGTCGTCCGCGTCGCTTGTCTCGTCCATCACCGCGGACAGCTCCCAGCCGCGTTGCACGGCCGCGGTTCACGCCTCAGAACACGATGTCTCTGGTCGAATTCCGCAGACGGTTTGAGGCCGCGGTACATGCCCGCGCCCCATCAGCTTCACTCCATCTCATCTACTCAACTCCATCAAGTCCATTTTTCTTGTCAAAACCTTCATATCTCCAACTTGAGCCTCACCAAACCTACAATACCACATATGCACATGCTATGTACCTAATTGGACTTTAAATGCATTCTAGAATGATTAAAATGAGCTAAATGAGATGCTAAATACCATTAAAATCATGAGTTATCAATGTTCGGCCCAAAAAGAATTCATTCATTTTGTATTTTCGTAACTTTTAACTAAATACAACTCAGAAATCATAATAACAATTTTGATTAATACTTTAAAATAAACATTTCCCTAATATGCAAATCTTCAATTGGATATTGAAGGCATCAATCAAATACATTTAGATAGTCAACTAAAAACTAGATGAAAAGGGTTTGCTTGAAGCTTTTTTTGTAGGTCTAACAACTGAAATTGGTGATATAGAATTTCAGTATTTTTTTTGGTGTGGTGTAGAGTTTGTAGTAAGAAAGAGTATGAAGAAACTGACTACACATGATCGTTCTGTACCGGTTTATAAATTAAACTACACATGATCGTTCTGCGAGGCCCACTGTTAAATGGCTCGTAAATATTGTGTTCAATTTCGCCCCCGTGCGGTAAATATAGGCCGGCTCCACGGCACAAGAATCAAAATAAATTCAAATACAAGTTTTTCTCTCTAGAAAAGAACTTCAAAACATCAAATTTAAAATTTTAAGAAGTGAAATTCTATATTTGAAGTTTCGCTACTCAAAACTTCAAATTTAATTTTTTTTTTTGTATTTTGGTCCCTACAATTATACATCACATTTATGATTGTTAAATATTTTTTTTGTTTATCATTTTAATCCATATCTCATAAATATTTCGAAATTTTTATATAAATTAAGTTTTACACATATAATTAAATAAAACTTTAAAATAATATGTAAAATATTTTAAAACTTGATTTAGACAACAATAATATACAAAACAAAAGCTTTAAAAATTTCATGAAGACATAACTATTACAAAAATTTAAATATTACAACAACTCTAATGATCAGGTAAATTTGATCCGGAACCTCTAAAATCTTCAAAATATTCAAAATATGGTCCACACAAATTTTGTGTAACAGAAGATGGTTGTTGTTGTTGTTTTTTTGATGTTTTTCATACAATTATTTCTTGTTCAGATCGAATGTATTCACGAGTATTGATATCATCGATAAAAGTTAAGTATTTAGCAATATTTTATTTTTCTCTTTTATTTTTTTGTTTGGATCTAATATATTTACAAGAGTATTAATATTACCCGGTTTAAATAATTTTTAACTCGTAATCTACAAATTAAAAATAAATAGTCATTTTTATCAGCTTTTGCATACAGGAAAGACACCAATTCAGTCTGAATGTTAGGGAAAATCAATAGAAAAGATTCTTGACCTCTGCAAAGAAAAGATCCTTACTTTGATTTTTACTAAAAAGCCAAAGTTGAGAGTCAGATCAATTACTTTCAGATAAAGCCAGTCAAAGGCCTAAAATGGCATATACAGATCACAGATGTATGCTCGGCCCAAAAAGATTTCACCCATTAGGTTTTTCCTTTTAACTTTCAATATTTTGATTATTAATTTTTAAACAAACTTTTCCCTAATATGCAATGCTTTATTTGGATACTGTAGCTGAACCAGCACTTGCAGCTGTAAATTCTGGGCGAGGAGGGGGGGAATCACTTTAGAGATGACTTCCCAAGTAGTTCCCTAGGCAAGTAGTGTATTCCTGGGGTAAGACATCAATCAAATACGTTTAGATAACCAACCAAAAGCTAGATCAGTGATATCTTAATTAATTCTAAGCATTGTATGTATTTAATATTGTCAGTAAATTTTTGATGTGGTGTGGAGCTTGTAGTAAGAGAATGAAGAAACTGTTTTAGTGTTCAGCCAAGGAAAATTGAATAACTAA
This sequence is a window from Brassica oleracea var. oleracea cultivar TO1000 chromosome C1, BOL, whole genome shotgun sequence. Protein-coding genes within it:
- the LOC106305967 gene encoding uncharacterized protein At4g15970, coding for MESTKGDSSTSGYKFAGVSIDEGKSKPVISTDGLFGRRDMIKVVLLVTTVTLSCLLFYKSANNPLNMVSLWKTDCYSSKTINETSLETVQKREPVSELERVLMNAAMEDNTVIITALNEAWVKPNSTFDVFRESFKAGIGTEILLKHVIAVCLDKHAYDRCIEVHPHCYLINVTDSDQLSGPNRFMTPGYLKLIWRRMDLLKEVLGLGYNFIFTDADILWLRDPFPRFFRDADFQITCDDYNGKPSDKNNHVNSGFTYVKANNRTLSFYKFWIRSSRKFPGKHDQDVFNLIKNKQFVLKLGINIRFLDTVYFGGFCQPSRDINVVNTMHANCCIGLDNKVNNLKAALEDWKRYVSLNTTVSETKWNIPPKCGY